In Buchnera aphidicola (Brachycaudus tragopogonis), the following are encoded in one genomic region:
- a CDS encoding transglycosylase SLT domain-containing protein — protein sequence MTLAILIISLVLLTGCNKFSNKKIYTKKNYFLNKHSIENTIHNWSYLIKISANQYNIDEKLIKAIIYTESSGNPYAKSHSNAIGLMQIKPSSAGAEIYRMNGKKGQPSIQSLYNPKININIGTAYISLLQKKNYLAYEIKM from the coding sequence GTGACATTAGCAATTTTAATTATTTCACTAGTCTTATTGACTGGATGTAATAAATTTTCAAATAAAAAAATATATACAAAAAAAAATTATTTTTTAAATAAACATAGTATAGAAAATACAATTCATAATTGGAGTTATCTTATTAAAATTTCTGCAAATCAATATAATATTGATGAAAAATTAATTAAAGCTATTATTTATACTGAGTCTTCTGGAAATCCTTATGCTAAAAGTCATTCAAATGCAATTGGATTAATGCAAATTAAACCCTCTTCTGCAGGAGCAGAAATATACCGTATGAATGGTAAAAAAGGTCAGCCTTCTATTCAATCATTATATAATCCAAAAATTAATATAAATATAGGAACTGCTTACATTAGTTTGTTACAAAAAAAAAACTATTTGGCATACGAAATAAAGATGTAA
- a CDS encoding enoyl-ACP reductase — MELLKGKKILITGISSTRSIAFGIAKSMYYQKAELGFVCQNEKIRKKIKKIAASMKSDIVLSCDVSSDKNIKKLFLNLIKVWKKFDGLVHSIAYCPKEHLNGDFINNVTRKGFNISHEISSYSFLGLVKECRNMLNNSSSLLTLSYLGAQRVVPNYNIMGLAKASLEASVRYMAYTLGRNNIRVNAISCNPIKTVSSFQIKNFNQINNFHRKSSLIKNSITTENIGNVASFLLSNLSTGITGSVIYVDNGCNVSYINNFS; from the coding sequence ATGGAACTGTTAAAGGGTAAAAAAATTTTAATAACTGGAATTTCTAGTACTAGATCTATTGCTTTTGGTATTGCAAAATCTATGTATTATCAGAAAGCAGAATTAGGATTTGTATGTCAAAATGAAAAAATAAGAAAAAAAATTAAAAAAATAGCAGCATCAATGAAATCTGACATTGTACTATCATGCGATGTGTCAAGTGACAAAAATATAAAAAAGTTATTTTTGAATTTAATTAAGGTATGGAAAAAATTTGATGGATTAGTACATTCTATTGCGTATTGTCCTAAAGAGCATTTAAATGGAGATTTTATTAATAATGTTACTAGAAAAGGATTTAATATTTCTCATGAAATTAGTTCATATAGTTTTCTAGGATTAGTAAAAGAATGTAGGAATATGTTAAATAATTCTTCTTCTTTATTAACTTTATCTTATTTAGGTGCACAACGTGTAGTACCAAATTATAATATTATGGGTTTAGCTAAAGCTTCATTAGAAGCAAGTGTGCGTTATATGGCATACACATTAGGTAGAAACAATATTCGAGTTAATGCGATCTCATGCAATCCTATAAAAACCGTCTCATCTTTTCAAATTAAAAACTTTAATCAAATAAATAATTTTCATCGTAAATCTTCTTTGATAAAAAATTCTATTACTACTGAAAATATAGGAAATGTAGCATCTTTTCTATTGTCTAACTTATCTACTGGTATTACTGGTTCAGTTATTTATGTTGATAATGGTTGTAATGTTAGTTATATAAATAATTTTTCATAA